A stretch of Gemmatimonadota bacterium DNA encodes these proteins:
- a CDS encoding VCBS repeat-containing protein produces the protein MPEAPVFHRHTIYEGGPAERMDCVVGDLDGDGVQEFVIATRNPDGLHWFGRTDQGTWVPHLMDDSFPSISVGTALVDLTGNGRLDLISGTSDRGNHVFWWACPDDPTQRWTRRVIFELPHSRIHDLLVADIDGDGRDQLYVWNPDAGTIFSVPVPEDPYVSPWPGVSKVATGVSEQDFAAADVDGDGRLELIAGTSWYRLLPNGNWDRHVFAEGYGGVRVRAADFDGDGRVEIAVCEVALDIGQTYGRLALFRPGTDVEHPWEAEVLNDRLLDAHTLQVADFDGDGRPDIYVGEMGRGDWTKPHPPRQLLYLSRGDHMDEHVIDTGIGTHEAQVIELDGKVGIISKPYRWLQDTAPRPQLVDNLYLYMPE, from the coding sequence ATGCCTGAAGCCCCCGTATTCCATCGTCACACCATCTACGAAGGCGGTCCCGCCGAGCGCATGGACTGCGTCGTGGGGGACCTCGACGGCGACGGCGTGCAGGAATTCGTCATCGCCACCCGGAATCCGGACGGACTGCACTGGTTCGGCCGCACCGATCAGGGCACGTGGGTACCGCATCTGATGGATGACTCCTTTCCAAGCATCAGCGTCGGCACCGCCCTCGTCGACCTCACAGGGAATGGTAGACTCGACCTGATCTCCGGCACCAGTGACAGGGGCAACCACGTATTCTGGTGGGCGTGCCCCGACGATCCCACGCAGCGATGGACCCGCCGCGTGATCTTCGAGCTTCCCCATAGTAGGATCCACGACCTACTGGTGGCGGATATCGACGGCGACGGCCGGGATCAGCTGTACGTATGGAATCCCGACGCCGGGACGATATTCTCGGTGCCGGTGCCCGAGGATCCATATGTGTCTCCATGGCCCGGCGTCAGCAAGGTAGCCACGGGCGTGAGCGAACAGGACTTCGCGGCCGCCGACGTGGACGGAGACGGGCGGCTGGAACTCATCGCCGGAACTTCGTGGTACAGGTTGCTGCCGAACGGTAATTGGGATCGGCACGTCTTCGCCGAAGGCTATGGCGGTGTGCGGGTCCGCGCGGCGGATTTCGACGGGGACGGGCGAGTCGAAATCGCTGTGTGCGAGGTGGCCCTCGACATCGGGCAGACTTACGGACGGCTAGCGCTTTTCAGACCAGGCACGGACGTCGAGCACCCCTGGGAGGCCGAGGTTCTGAATGACCGGTTGCTCGATGCGCACACCTTGCAGGTGGCCGACTTCGACGGAGACGGCCGGCCCGACATCTACGTGGGCGAGATGGGCCGGGGAGACTGGACGAAGCCTCACCCGCCCCGGCAACTGCTCTATCTCAGTCGCGGCGACCACATGGATGAGCACGTCATCGACACAGGGATCGGTACGCATGAAGCCCAAGTCATCGAGCTGGACGGCAAAGTCGGCATCATCAGCAAGCCCTACCGCTGGCTCCAGGACACCGCGCCACGGCCGCAGTTGGTGGATAATTTGTATTTGTACATGCCGGAGTGA
- a CDS encoding class I SAM-dependent methyltransferase codes for MPPMASNKTQESQRLLHSVKDKYNGPEELDIRKDELKNGIREAEQAFAGKYPVNSRLLDIGCATGRLCFALARQGYDVTGIDVAEKQIEQARRTTKAERVDVTFLQYEMPLLPFPDASFAAAFMGNVYCYVPHRASRIAFLEEIARVLNPHGEVFLSQTVLDSVLEGYEDICDDNHRRYAPEYETLEEGDGFVLGAPHYLHFFFAEDLMAELEASPFQVVSSDLKKSDFKCVLRKRNT; via the coding sequence ATGCCGCCAATGGCCTCCAACAAAACACAGGAATCCCAAAGATTACTGCATTCCGTGAAGGACAAATACAATGGTCCTGAAGAACTTGATATCAGAAAAGACGAGCTTAAAAACGGTATCCGGGAGGCGGAACAGGCGTTCGCAGGAAAGTACCCGGTAAACAGTCGCCTGCTGGACATAGGATGCGCGACGGGGCGATTATGCTTCGCACTTGCGCGGCAGGGATACGACGTCACCGGTATTGATGTTGCCGAGAAACAGATTGAACAAGCAAGGCGAACCACGAAAGCGGAACGCGTCGACGTCACGTTTCTTCAATACGAAATGCCGCTTCTGCCTTTTCCCGACGCCTCATTTGCCGCTGCATTTATGGGAAACGTTTATTGCTATGTCCCGCACCGCGCGTCACGAATCGCTTTTCTGGAAGAGATCGCGCGTGTGCTAAATCCACATGGCGAGGTTTTTCTTTCGCAGACTGTCCTGGATTCTGTACTGGAAGGTTACGAAGACATCTGCGATGATAACCACCGTAGATACGCTCCCGAATACGAGACCCTGGAAGAGGGAGACGGATTCGTGCTGGGAGCGCCGCACTATTTGCACTTCTTCTTCGCCGAAGATCTCATGGCAGAACTGGAAGCATCCCCGTTTCAGGTGGTGAGTTCAGATTTGAAGAAGTCAGATTTCAAATGTGTTTTAAGGAAGCGAAATACATGA
- a CDS encoding class I SAM-dependent methyltransferase, whose protein sequence is MEIIERDDGFIEAGYGDRYFTSFEDWPFHHLTAMNYVGGRVLDIGCGAGSHSIYCQEQGYRVLGIDVSPGAIQVSRHRGLRHGRVMSVTQVVASLGVFDTVLMLGGNFGTLGNRERASRLLKRFHRMTTPTARIIAESRDPYLTTEPVHRAYHKGNRSRGRMSGQVRIRVRFKNLKTPWFDYLFVSKEEMAQILNDTGWRVKEFLDSGGAGYIGVLSKS, encoded by the coding sequence TTGGAGATCATCGAGCGCGATGATGGTTTCATTGAAGCTGGTTACGGAGACCGGTACTTCACCTCGTTTGAAGACTGGCCGTTTCATCACCTGACGGCGATGAATTACGTTGGTGGCCGGGTTCTTGATATAGGTTGCGGTGCGGGCAGCCACTCGATCTACTGTCAGGAACAAGGTTACCGTGTCTTGGGAATAGACGTCTCTCCAGGTGCCATCCAGGTTTCACGACACAGGGGGTTACGACACGGTAGGGTAATGTCGGTTACACAGGTAGTCGCTTCGTTGGGCGTTTTTGATACGGTACTGATGCTGGGAGGCAATTTCGGCACTTTGGGAAACCGTGAGCGTGCGAGTCGGCTACTCAAGCGATTCCACAGAATGACTACACCAACAGCTCGAATCATTGCAGAATCTCGAGATCCCTATCTAACAACAGAGCCGGTTCACAGAGCGTATCACAAGGGAAACAGAAGTAGAGGTAGGATGTCTGGGCAGGTGCGCATTCGAGTTCGTTTCAAGAATCTGAAGACGCCATGGTTTGACTATCTCTTCGTGTCGAAGGAGGAGATGGCGCAGATTCTCAATGACACGGGCTGGCGTGTAAAGGAATTCCTGGATTCCGGTGGGGCCGGATATATTGGCGTACTATCGAAATCCTGA
- the katG gene encoding catalase/peroxidase HPI, whose product MTTNQTWWPDQLDLKPLRRNAPQSDPMDEEFDYAEAVKDLDVDALRKDIEAVMTTSQDWWPADYGHYGPLFIRMTWHAAGTYRISDGRGGGGSGHQRFAPLNSWPDNGNLDKARRLLWPIKKKYGRNLSWADLLIFAGNCALESMGFKTFGFAFGRPDVWEADETDWGSETTWLDDQRHSEDGELKCPLGADHMGLIYVNPEGPNGNPDPALAAQYIRQTFKNMAMNDEETVALIAGGHTFGKAHGAGPEDHVGPEPEGACIHQQGLGWKSSHGSGKAGDTITSGLEGAWTSNPVKWDNEFVENLYGHEWELTKSPAGKSQYTPRNAAKVANVPDAHDPSKKHAPMMLTTDLSLKADPEYAAITQRFLERPADLEDAFARAWFKLLHRDMGPRSRYIGPLVPAESLLWQDPVPAVDHALIDEQDVAALKEQVLASGLSVSRLVSTAWAAASSYRGTDKRGGANGARIRLAPQKDWEVNDPAALGEVLPKLEQIQAEFNKGQSSGKRVSLADLIVLAGCAGIEQAARDAGHGVQVPFVPGRTDATDEWTDAESFAVLEPTADGFRNYLQAGQNGKPEDLLVERSYMLNLTAPEMTALVGGLRALDANTGQSRHGVLTDWPGTLTNDFFVNLLDMDIAWSASSEEEDAYEGRDGQTGEVKWTATRVDLVFGSNSELRAYAEVYGSDDGREMFVNDFVAAWTRVMNLDRFDLA is encoded by the coding sequence ATGACGACCAACCAGACATGGTGGCCGGATCAACTGGACTTGAAGCCGTTGCGCCGGAACGCGCCGCAATCCGACCCGATGGACGAGGAATTCGACTACGCCGAGGCGGTCAAGGACCTCGACGTCGATGCGCTTAGGAAGGACATCGAAGCGGTGATGACGACCTCGCAGGACTGGTGGCCCGCCGATTACGGCCACTATGGACCGCTCTTCATCCGTATGACCTGGCACGCCGCGGGCACGTACCGCATCAGCGACGGGCGGGGCGGCGGCGGTTCCGGCCACCAGCGCTTCGCACCGCTCAACAGCTGGCCGGACAACGGGAACCTGGACAAGGCGCGCCGCCTGCTCTGGCCGATCAAGAAGAAATACGGCCGGAACCTCTCCTGGGCCGACCTGCTCATTTTCGCCGGCAACTGCGCGCTCGAATCCATGGGGTTCAAGACCTTCGGTTTCGCCTTCGGCCGCCCGGACGTGTGGGAGGCGGACGAGACGGATTGGGGCTCGGAGACGACGTGGCTCGACGACCAGCGCCACAGCGAAGACGGAGAACTCAAGTGTCCCCTCGGGGCGGACCACATGGGCCTGATCTACGTGAATCCGGAAGGTCCGAACGGCAATCCGGACCCGGCCCTGGCGGCACAGTACATCCGCCAGACCTTCAAGAACATGGCGATGAACGACGAGGAGACGGTCGCCTTGATCGCCGGTGGACACACCTTCGGCAAGGCCCACGGCGCCGGACCCGAGGACCATGTCGGTCCCGAGCCGGAAGGCGCCTGCATTCATCAGCAGGGTCTCGGTTGGAAAAGCAGCCACGGAAGCGGAAAGGCCGGCGATACGATCACCAGCGGCCTGGAAGGCGCATGGACCAGCAATCCGGTCAAGTGGGACAACGAGTTCGTCGAGAACCTCTACGGCCACGAGTGGGAGCTGACGAAGAGTCCCGCGGGCAAATCGCAGTACACGCCCAGGAACGCCGCCAAGGTGGCCAACGTGCCGGACGCGCACGATCCTTCGAAGAAGCATGCTCCCATGATGCTCACCACGGACCTTTCCTTGAAGGCGGACCCCGAATACGCGGCGATCACCCAGCGCTTTCTCGAGCGTCCGGCGGACCTGGAAGATGCCTTCGCCAGGGCGTGGTTCAAGCTGCTTCACCGCGACATGGGCCCCCGCAGCCGGTATATCGGTCCGCTGGTCCCCGCGGAATCGCTGCTCTGGCAGGACCCTGTCCCGGCGGTCGATCACGCATTGATCGACGAGCAGGATGTCGCCGCCCTGAAAGAGCAGGTCCTGGCCTCCGGCCTGTCCGTTTCCCGGCTGGTCTCGACCGCCTGGGCGGCCGCGTCATCCTACCGCGGCACGGACAAGCGCGGTGGCGCGAACGGCGCGCGCATCCGTCTCGCCCCGCAGAAGGACTGGGAAGTGAACGACCCGGCCGCCCTCGGCGAGGTGCTGCCGAAACTCGAGCAGATCCAGGCGGAGTTCAACAAAGGGCAGTCGAGCGGCAAGCGGGTCTCCCTGGCCGACCTGATCGTCCTGGCCGGATGCGCGGGCATCGAACAGGCTGCCCGGGACGCCGGTCATGGCGTGCAGGTACCTTTTGTGCCGGGACGCACCGACGCGACGGACGAATGGACCGACGCTGAGTCGTTCGCCGTGCTCGAACCCACCGCGGACGGGTTCCGCAACTACCTCCAGGCCGGCCAGAACGGCAAGCCGGAAGACCTGCTGGTGGAGCGGTCGTACATGCTGAACCTCACCGCGCCCGAGATGACGGCGCTCGTCGGGGGCCTGCGGGCCCTGGACGCGAACACAGGACAGTCCCGGCATGGCGTGCTCACCGACTGGCCGGGGACCCTGACCAACGACTTCTTCGTGAACCTCCTCGACATGGATATCGCGTGGAGCGCTTCGTCCGAAGAGGAGGACGCGTACGAGGGACGCGACGGTCAGACCGGCGAGGTGAAGTGGACCGCAACCCGGGTGGACCTGGTCTTCGGTTCGAACTCCGAGCTTCGGGCCTACGCGGAAGTCTATGGCAGCGACGACGGGCGGGAGATGTTCGTGAACGACTTCGTGGCCGCCTGGACCAGGGTAATGAACCTGGATCGGTTCGACCTGGCATAG
- a CDS encoding DUF4377 domain-containing protein produces MPSRTLHHSGHDIMPSVHTSTRRCQSFALPLIVALVTASVFAGCDGDTDPTGPGPDVQEYIETRVVTIGPTLAKCYGVGLRTCMVVDGGFFYDAIEGFEYETGYTYRLRIGKYDPWGGREPPQDASRYAYRLLEQLEKNPAPSTAVTLTVGPARVLCSRSDDFCPVVNGVPYDDTINDFDYEAGYHYVLEANRYNDGRYVLTNVVSKTQAEGTEEEEITIDWGRVECGDGHAGYCKVYNGVPYRGEIVGFHPRHEYNYRLRVEKFSMSPDGMDVSPLVPAYGYRWLETLEETQGG; encoded by the coding sequence ATGCCATCCAGGACACTACATCATTCAGGACACGACATCATGCCATCCGTACATACTTCAACCCGTCGCTGTCAAAGCTTCGCTCTGCCGCTCATTGTGGCCCTTGTCACTGCCAGCGTCTTTGCCGGCTGTGACGGCGACACGGATCCGACAGGGCCCGGCCCGGACGTGCAGGAGTACATCGAGACCCGAGTCGTTACCATCGGCCCCACCCTGGCCAAGTGCTACGGCGTGGGCCTGCGGACCTGCATGGTGGTCGACGGCGGGTTTTTCTACGATGCGATCGAGGGTTTCGAATACGAGACCGGCTATACCTATCGCCTCCGGATCGGCAAGTACGATCCCTGGGGCGGGCGTGAACCGCCGCAGGACGCCAGCCGGTACGCCTACCGCTTGCTGGAGCAACTCGAGAAGAACCCGGCGCCTTCCACGGCGGTAACCCTGACGGTAGGTCCCGCACGCGTCCTATGCTCCCGGAGCGACGACTTCTGTCCAGTGGTGAACGGCGTGCCGTACGACGACACCATCAACGACTTCGATTACGAGGCCGGCTATCACTATGTTCTCGAGGCGAACAGATACAACGATGGCCGGTACGTCCTGACGAACGTGGTCTCGAAAACCCAGGCGGAAGGAACAGAGGAAGAGGAGATCACCATCGATTGGGGCAGGGTCGAGTGCGGGGACGGCCATGCCGGGTACTGCAAGGTCTACAACGGCGTCCCCTACCGTGGCGAGATCGTGGGCTTCCACCCGAGGCACGAATACAACTACCGGCTGCGGGTCGAGAAGTTCAGCATGAGTCCCGACGGCATGGACGTATCACCCTTAGTCCCGGCTTACGGCTATCGCTGGCTGGAGACGCTCGAGGAAACGCAAGGCGGTTGA
- a CDS encoding DUF1295 domain-containing protein, translating to MGNSIMIEWLGVEHLFELSRTEAIWGFFTPLIVYAVFFVIQLMLPGRWVPGYVVNPETGEPRNYRLNGMLVFLIAIVVWALELTGLPHDWFYRSSVYAVAGGTVFSIIFTLIAVFTQPEGKVKNRFLAWWFGRAQEISFFNERIDVKMYMYVVGGSMLSLNALSGAVYHYELFGEHANPGVILYAAFFTFYIMDYMVFERVQLYTYDLIHENVGFKLIWGCLVVYGWLFILPLWGLAAHPNPEFSPAWTNFWLIGASALFLFGWGISRGANLQKYTFKRWPDRKFLGLIAPKYIQAGDRRILCSGLWGVARHLNYMGEGFLALSIALIFGHFANFWAWTYFIFIVSLFLYRQWDDDRHCAVKYGAEKWAEYRDRVKYRIVPGIY from the coding sequence ATGGGGAATTCGATCATGATCGAATGGCTGGGAGTCGAACACCTCTTCGAACTGTCCCGGACCGAAGCGATCTGGGGATTCTTCACCCCGCTGATCGTCTACGCCGTGTTTTTCGTGATCCAGCTCATGCTTCCCGGCAGGTGGGTCCCCGGCTACGTCGTCAACCCGGAGACCGGCGAACCCCGCAACTACCGCCTGAACGGCATGCTCGTGTTCTTGATCGCGATCGTCGTGTGGGCGCTCGAACTCACCGGGCTTCCCCACGACTGGTTCTACCGGTCCTCGGTCTATGCCGTGGCCGGCGGCACGGTCTTCAGCATAATCTTCACCCTGATCGCCGTGTTTACCCAACCGGAAGGCAAGGTGAAGAACAGGTTCCTGGCGTGGTGGTTCGGCCGCGCGCAGGAAATTTCGTTCTTCAACGAACGCATCGACGTGAAGATGTACATGTACGTGGTCGGCGGGTCGATGCTTTCGCTCAACGCCCTGTCCGGCGCCGTGTACCACTACGAACTCTTCGGCGAGCACGCCAATCCGGGCGTCATACTCTACGCGGCCTTCTTCACCTTCTACATCATGGACTACATGGTCTTCGAGCGAGTACAGCTCTATACCTACGACCTGATTCACGAGAATGTCGGCTTCAAGCTGATCTGGGGCTGCCTCGTGGTCTACGGCTGGTTGTTCATTCTCCCGCTGTGGGGCTTGGCCGCGCACCCGAACCCCGAATTCTCGCCCGCCTGGACTAACTTCTGGCTCATCGGTGCGTCCGCTCTGTTCCTGTTCGGCTGGGGTATCTCGCGCGGCGCCAACCTCCAGAAATACACCTTCAAGCGATGGCCGGACCGCAAGTTCCTCGGCCTCATCGCGCCGAAGTACATCCAGGCCGGCGACCGCAGGATCCTGTGCAGCGGCCTGTGGGGCGTCGCCCGCCACCTCAACTACATGGGCGAGGGATTCCTTGCCCTGTCTATCGCCCTGATATTCGGCCACTTCGCGAACTTCTGGGCCTGGACCTATTTCATATTCATCGTGTCCCTGTTTCTGTACCGGCAATGGGACGACGACCGTCATTGCGCCGTGAAATACGGCGCCGAAAAGTGGGCGGAATACCGGGATCGGGTGAAGTACCGGATCGTGCCAGGGATTTATTGA
- a CDS encoding phytanoyl-CoA dioxygenase family protein yields the protein MLPERRLLSSGERRAVRRHHQRLRLRGRLSLCSRGEQIQRWPVRPDERGLENPGGRNRGRGDHHRLGQGRVRGRPCRVLQGLQRRPLPWRDRGLPPEARIQLPAAGREVQHESRRHGRITLSPGLRLSLAGDARGNARRLISWPVPVAVRERCRVERRHSKEVIMLTDEQAIQYREDGYLVFESLIQGERLARYKQVFDELVDQGSRLTEQEPHWALELDERGDPRAGLLHKVQGVCVVDYRVLELAREPAIVDRVAVLIGDNIDVFGTKFFPKLPDGGTSTGWHQDNFYFGTDTDRIVSCGIYLEDADVENGCLRVVPSSHRMGEIVEHRSQLSRHGSWTQVDEAQAVDLVIPAGTVVLFSANLLHGAYDNHSSRTRYSTAWHYMPEELNPEKFRKGIYEDRHVARKV from the coding sequence ATGCTCCCGGAGCGACGACTTCTGTCCAGTGGTGAACGGCGTGCCGTACGACGACACCATCAACGACTTCGATTACGAGGCCGGCTATCACTATGTTCTCGAGGCGAACAGATACAACGATGGCCGGTACGTCCTGACGAACGTGGTCTCGAAAACCCAGGCGGAAGGAACAGAGGAAGAGGAGATCACCATCGATTGGGGCAGGGTCGAGTGCGGGGACGGCCATGCCGGGTACTGCAAGGTCTACAACGGCGTCCCCTACCGTGGCGAGATCGTGGGCTTCCACCCGAGGCACGAATACAACTACCGGCTGCGGGTCGAGAAGTTCAGCATGAGTCCCGACGGCATGGACGTATCACCCTTAGTCCCGGCTTACGGCTATCGCTGGCTGGAGACGCTCGAGGAAACGCAAGGCGGTTGATTTCGTGGCCGGTACCGGTTGCCGTGCGCGAGAGGTGCAGAGTGGAACGCCGCCATTCCAAAGAGGTCATCATGTTGACCGACGAACAAGCAATTCAGTACCGGGAAGATGGCTATCTCGTTTTTGAATCCCTGATACAGGGCGAGCGACTGGCCAGATACAAGCAGGTATTCGATGAACTCGTCGACCAGGGCAGCCGATTGACCGAGCAGGAACCGCACTGGGCACTCGAACTGGACGAACGGGGCGACCCCCGAGCGGGTTTGCTGCACAAAGTCCAGGGCGTATGCGTGGTCGACTACCGCGTGCTGGAACTGGCGCGCGAACCGGCGATCGTAGACCGCGTGGCCGTACTGATCGGGGATAACATCGACGTATTCGGCACCAAGTTCTTTCCGAAGTTGCCCGATGGCGGAACGTCTACGGGCTGGCACCAGGATAACTTTTATTTTGGTACCGATACGGATCGAATCGTCAGTTGCGGGATCTATCTGGAAGATGCGGACGTGGAGAATGGTTGCCTGCGGGTGGTGCCGAGCAGTCACCGGATGGGAGAGATCGTCGAGCACCGCAGTCAGTTAAGCAGGCATGGCAGCTGGACTCAGGTCGATGAAGCGCAGGCCGTGGACCTGGTCATTCCCGCGGGTACGGTCGTGCTGTTTTCCGCCAATCTCCTGCACGGCGCCTACGACAACCACAGCAGCCGCACCCGCTACAGCACGGCATGGCATTATATGCCCGAAGAACTCAATCCCGAGAAGTTCCGCAAAGGGATTTACGAAGACCGGCACGTGGCGAGGAAGGTTTGA
- a CDS encoding peptidase M19 — translation MLIVDSHLDIAYNALEWDRDLFQPISKIREAEAGMAQKGRGLGVVNFEELRRGGIGLMFVTVNCRIASMGKRFSGVRTQDIAYARCMGELAYYRLMEAKGVFRQVRNRTELDAHLAEWEADPLTTPLGYVLSMEGADGIVGPEQVAGWWDEGLRVVSLCHYGVSSYAHGTQAPGGLTPRGRPMLEALEAAGIILDVSHLAEQAFWEALAHFNGPVLATHNCCRALCDHDRQLDDRQIKALAERGGVIGTAMDIWMISPLWDPVAMDNSAITFETVVDHIDHVCQLTGSARHAAIGTDVDGGYGKEQCPADLETIADLRKIPAILDSRGYSETDIADIMHGNWVRTLRAAWG, via the coding sequence ATGCTGATCGTCGATTCCCACCTGGACATCGCTTACAACGCCCTCGAATGGGACCGGGACCTCTTCCAGCCCATATCTAAAATCCGCGAGGCAGAAGCCGGCATGGCACAGAAGGGCCGCGGCCTGGGCGTGGTGAATTTCGAGGAACTGCGCCGCGGCGGAATCGGGCTCATGTTCGTCACGGTGAACTGCCGGATCGCTTCGATGGGCAAGCGCTTCTCCGGCGTGCGCACCCAGGACATCGCCTATGCTCGGTGCATGGGCGAACTGGCCTACTACCGCCTGATGGAAGCTAAAGGGGTCTTTCGACAGGTGCGCAACCGGACCGAACTCGACGCCCACCTGGCCGAATGGGAAGCCGATCCCCTTACGACGCCGCTGGGGTATGTCCTCAGCATGGAAGGCGCGGACGGCATCGTGGGGCCCGAGCAGGTGGCAGGCTGGTGGGACGAAGGTCTCCGGGTGGTGAGCCTGTGCCACTACGGGGTCAGTTCCTATGCCCACGGGACCCAGGCGCCCGGCGGCCTGACGCCCCGTGGCCGCCCCATGCTCGAAGCCCTGGAGGCGGCCGGGATCATTCTGGATGTGAGCCACCTGGCTGAGCAGGCCTTCTGGGAAGCGCTGGCCCACTTCAACGGCCCCGTGCTGGCCACCCACAACTGCTGCCGGGCGTTGTGCGACCACGACCGCCAGCTCGACGACCGGCAGATCAAAGCCCTGGCCGAACGCGGCGGCGTCATCGGCACGGCCATGGACATCTGGATGATCTCCCCTCTTTGGGACCCGGTCGCCATGGATAATTCGGCCATCACCTTTGAAACTGTGGTGGACCACATCGACCATGTCTGCCAGTTGACCGGGAGCGCGCGGCACGCGGCCATCGGCACCGACGTAGACGGCGGTTACGGCAAAGAACAGTGTCCCGCCGATCTCGAGACCATTGCCGACCTGCGCAAGATCCCCGCAATTCTCGATAGCCGGGGCTATTCGGAGACCGACATCGCCGACATCATGCATGGCAACTGGGTCCGGACGCTGCGCGCGGCGTGGGGTTGA
- a CDS encoding HIT family protein, with the protein MRERYTMVHDDDCVFCRIISGELDSAAVYEDDSALAFLDLRQSNEGHVLVVPKNHFEQIYDLDEHAAAALASAVCKVARAVRRVYAPDGLSIWQSNGPAAFQEIPHVHWHIFPRYTDDGHLVVYPKNLADRARREYSLQSLKDIAGPLKSALQKETA; encoded by the coding sequence ATGCGGGAGAGGTACACGATGGTACATGACGACGACTGCGTCTTTTGTCGCATTATCAGTGGCGAACTGGATTCCGCGGCCGTATACGAAGATGATTCTGCCCTGGCGTTCCTCGATCTTCGCCAAAGCAACGAAGGGCACGTCCTGGTCGTCCCTAAAAACCACTTCGAACAGATCTATGATCTTGACGAACACGCGGCTGCCGCTCTTGCCAGTGCAGTCTGTAAGGTCGCCCGGGCGGTTCGCCGGGTTTACGCCCCCGACGGGTTGTCGATCTGGCAGTCCAATGGTCCCGCGGCATTTCAGGAAATACCTCATGTCCACTGGCACATATTCCCCAGATACACGGACGATGGACATCTCGTGGTCTATCCCAAAAATCTCGCCGACCGTGCGCGCCGGGAATACTCGTTGCAGTCGCTGAAGGACATTGCGGGACCCTTGAAAAGCGCGCTCCAGAAAGAAACAGCGTAA
- a CDS encoding phytanoyl-CoA dioxygenase family protein, which translates to MHNQPGGIKPREIKPPGDQISGRPALDHELLERGFSHRPLTTAQRQALDTDGFLVLEGIISPDWLASLRHAFDDIHDREGDKAGEEVAQMEGVRRLADLINKGSVFDAVYLQPELLTAVFHVLQRPFKLHSLNGHDPLPGSGLQILHADWGQPAEPGGPYHVVNSMWMLDDFTRVNGSTRCVPGSHRIPGRITDHLADRLADHPDQVHLTGRAGSVAVFNGGLWHSSYVNRSDAPRRALHCAFIAREHPQQTNQREYLRPETDQRLSPLARYVLDVEDGPR; encoded by the coding sequence ATCCATAATCAGCCCGGGGGGATCAAACCTCGGGAAATCAAACCTCCGGGGGATCAAATCTCAGGAAGACCCGCTTTGGACCACGAACTACTTGAACGAGGATTCTCACACCGCCCGCTGACGACCGCGCAACGCCAGGCGCTGGACACCGATGGCTTCCTCGTGCTGGAAGGAATCATCTCGCCGGACTGGCTCGCCAGTTTGCGTCATGCTTTCGATGACATTCATGACCGCGAGGGCGACAAGGCCGGCGAGGAGGTCGCGCAGATGGAAGGCGTACGCCGGCTTGCCGATCTGATCAACAAGGGATCGGTATTCGACGCGGTCTACCTGCAGCCCGAGCTACTGACGGCGGTCTTCCATGTCCTGCAGCGGCCGTTCAAGCTGCACTCGCTCAACGGCCACGACCCGCTGCCCGGAAGCGGACTGCAAATCCTGCACGCCGACTGGGGACAACCTGCCGAACCCGGCGGACCCTACCACGTCGTCAACTCCATGTGGATGCTCGACGATTTCACCCGGGTCAACGGTTCGACACGCTGCGTGCCCGGCAGCCACCGAATACCAGGCCGGATTACCGACCACCTGGCTGATCGACTGGCGGACCACCCCGACCAGGTACACCTGACGGGCCGCGCCGGTTCGGTGGCCGTATTCAACGGCGGCCTCTGGCACAGCTCTTATGTCAACCGCAGCGACGCCCCCCGTCGTGCCCTGCACTGTGCCTTTATCGCCCGTGAACACCCCCAGCAGACGAATCAGCGGGAGTATCTGCGACCTGAGACGGACCAACGCCTGTCCCCGCTGGCACGCTACGTCCTGGACGTCGAGGACGGCCCACGGTAA